The DNA window TTTTTTAGCATATGAATCCACCAGATGATCATGCTGTGCAAGGGCTTAATTCCAGGTCAAAATAACCTGATTGCTTTACCAAAGCCAGAAAGTCATATAATGCAATGcttcttttcttaaaacatGAAGTCAATTTATTGGGATAATTTTGTCCATTGTACTACAAACAATTCCTTTATCATTTTGTAGTCCAAAGAGTGCAAAACCTTCTAATAGTTTATCAGTGTATTTGAGGTGATAACACTTCATCTTGGTATCAATTTTCACTGAATAGCCCTTGCTTTCATTTCACAAATGGTAAAGAATATAGAGGATTTTCTTGATGAGGGAGGGGTAAAATGGGTTGGGGAGTTGAGGTGGCATGCCACGTGATGTCTACCTCATCAAAATGTCAGTGCCACATGGTATTGTGTGTCCACCTTGGACAATCATAACAGAGGAGGGGTATATTTGAATCATATAGTTAAAGGGGGTACGGATAGTATAATGTAGGTAAACTTGATCCTTTTCACATAGTAGAGGGGCAAATTTGACCATTTTTCCTAAAACAAAAGTGGAAAATAAGTAATGATAGTAATGACAACAAGTCTGAAACTTATTCTCACAAGTAGATATCACCTATATGCATCTTTTTCTTCCATTATGCCCCATCTTTAGCTAAGTTCGCATTGATGTCAAAGATTTGTAAGCCTTTTGAGACAACTTTCCAAGTTATATTAGTTCTACATAACACTTTCACTCACCATAGTTTCGTGCCTAATAACCGGTGCCTCAATAGGTCAATGTAGGCCATGTCCACACCATCTCAAGTGGCTTTCTCACATTTTATCCTCAGTGTGTGCTACTTGCACCTTTTGATGAATgtacttatttttaatttgatctaATTTTGTATGACCGTACATTCATGTTAGCTTCCACATCTCTACAACACTATCTTGTGGAAATGTTGGACTTTAGCAACCCAACATTCATTACCATATGACATTGTATTTCTCAGTCATATGATGAGAAAAAATGCATCATTCGAGAAAAGTTCTCATAAGGTGAAGTTTGGAAATAGAACAATTTTTTCTGTCATGTATCCTCGATTAATGCTTCCTCAAATGCTATGTTTCAATTCTCAATTCTAATAGTTAGCTAAAGGTTATGTATTATAGGTCAATACTACTCTACTAGCACTAATAGGCAGTATAGGAGAAGACACACTACACCTAGGAATCAACCAAACATAAACattgttcttttctttcttttaggtGGATCTATCACAAGAATGGAAGAAGGCTAGCATTGCTCCCCTCCCATATATTAATATGACTTGTTTTGCCAATTACGATTCTTTTCATTCCaacacaataacaacaacaactatgCCACAGTACTGAAAATGTTGGGGAGGATGGCTATAGTTGTCTTGCCAACTACACTTATTTATTTCAACAATGAAGGATAAAGATACAGAACAGGAGATACTTGGAGGTCTCGTTGAAGCCTCCTTTGCATCTATGGTATTCCAATGTATTTGCATTTTCCTGAGGAAGTGCCATATAACTGAACCTCTCATAAACTTTGTTCTAATTTAAACTGGTGGGGTTTTAGACAGTGTGACATGCCATAGAATTGCATCATATACTTGAATTTGCTTTTGACTGTGCCAATATATACTTTATGCCATAGATTGCAACAATAGTATCTTTCAGGTGAGCAATTGCTCATCTACAAGGATATTAATTCCATGCATTCCTTGAAGTTGGTTGTGCTTACTGTAGCAAATGGAAAAAATGAAggtttatttatgatataaCACCACCAAAGAGATAAAACTCTTGCTTTTAGCTCACGagatggataaaatatttcaaagtagCTTTTGTTCATTTGATTTTCATTTCGTTGAACaattctttgcttatgttgcgATTAGGAGCTATAGTGTTCTGGTAAATTATTGCATTGAATGCCTTATAAAAGCACATAGAGTAATTTTCAGCTGATCAAactatttctattatttattttgaagcATGGCCTGGATGGACTTGGATCTGCTGGCTCGAAGTCTTTCAGAGCACTTGCAGCCATTGGTGCTGGAGTGTCTGGGCTCCTTAGTTTTGCAACAATTGCTTATTCTGATGAGGCAGAGCATGGACTAGAGTGTCCCAGCTATCCCTGGCCTCACGAAGGCATCCTCAGTTCTTATGACCATGCTTCGTAAGTACTTATGTGCTGCTACATATTGTTAAAGTTTCTTagtttatattctttttttttttttttgataaccgagaaatccgtctgtgacccgccctttggaccaatcacagccttctaaactcggtgaaTAATGGGCccacccctctacccttctccacttaaatacggggcttcgctttgcatggtgtggggcttgaacctgcgacctaagccacaaatcctccaccttttgccacttgagctaggccttgggggcagtttatattcttttttgattGGTAAAGATCTGGTTCATTAAGTTTTCTCTTAGTTATTATATATCATATGGAAATATTTGTCCACAGACAAGTAATTCGGCCTGTGTTCTTACAGTATTTTCCCGTCTAGAGAAGGGAtatcaattttcttcttttcaaacGCTATATTTTACACTAGGTTTCAAAGAAGATGCAATAACCAATTAGCTTGTGTGCCTCCATCTTTATTTAATACAGGATCCGTCGAGGTCACCAGGTTTACCAACAAGTTTGCGCGTCATGCCACTCAATGTCTCTAATTTCATATCGTGATCTTGTTGGGGTTGCGTACACAGAGGAAGAGACCAAGGCCATGGCAGCAGAAATTGAGGTGGTTGATGGGCCTAATGACGAAGGTGAGATGTTTACCCGTCCTGGGAAGCTGAGTGATCGTTTCCCTCAGCCTTATGCAAATGAAGCAGCTGCAAGGTTTGCTAATGGAGGAGCCTATCCTCCTGATCTAAGTCTAATTACTAAGGTACTGATTATCTTCTAAAGTTTGACAAACATATGATCTGCATTGCCTGATTTATTCCACTTTTCAGGCTCGTCATAATGGTCAAAACTATGTTTTTGCTCTTCTAACTGGCTACCGCGACCCTCCTGCTGGTGTCTCGGTAATTCCTGTCTCAAGCTGCTTTTGCTTTAtgactatttttcttttgtttgaatAGAAGAACTAGTAGATACAAACAGTTATGTATGAAAAAAAGATAGTGTGCATCTGAAGATATTGCTAGGAGATATTAGTACTGTCCCATTCCAATTTAGTTGGTTAACCCTGCTTTGTGACTGGGAAAAGCCTTGCCTTATTCAAGAGTATGAGGAAGGAGAAGAATAAGCATTACCTCGGTCTtttgataccaatttgtcaatatttcttcatttcagtagaactcatttttcttctcaacTCACATTATAGATTCGAGAAGGACTTCACTATAATCCTTACTTCCCTGGTGGAGCTATAGCAATGCCTAAAATGCTTAATGATGGTGCCGTTGAGTATGAGGATGGCATCCCTGCAACCGAGGCACAGGCAATATATCTTTCCCTTTACCCCCTTACATCTGCTTTATGTTTTGAACCATTTCTGTGGAAGTTATAATGTTTACGCTGACAGATGGGAAAAGATGTTGTCTCATTCTTGTCCTGGGCTGCTGAGCCAGAGATGGAAGAGAGAAAGCTGGTATGTTGCAACTTCACCTTCCTCCATTCCTTGCATCTATATCAATCCGTGCTTTGTTTATTAGTTTGTGGGCACCATCTTTTTAAATTAGAAGTTCTTCCAAAAGTGTTCATTGGACAAAATGATTAGTAATATATATGCTTGTATGCTTGCTGAATCCTGAAAGAATCGAACTTGCTGAGAGTATCCCACATAACACCAAGTTTAGTGTCCTACTATCACATTCTGAGTAGCTGATTTGCATGCATGTCGAATGTCAGTCGATCACCCCATAAGTTGTGCCATAATATATTCCTGACTCTTGACATATTTGAATTTCTACAGATGGGTTTCAAATGGATATTTGTTTTATCTCTCGCACTTCTCCAAGCAGCTTACTACCGCCGTTTGAGATGGTCTGTCCTCAAATCTCGCAAGTTGGTCCTTGATGTTGTCAACTGATATCGAGGATTTCGAAATGTACACTCTAAGCGTGCAAGGGCTTAGAGAATAATATTACTAATCATTTTGTCCAATGATTCGAGTTTGCAGCGTTATACAATATAGTCTAGACTATAGACAATAGAGTGCAATTAGAACTGTCTCTCTGCAGGTATTCTTTTTGAGGGGTAAATAAATAACTACTTAACTATTTATGGTACTTGTATCTTTCAAACGAGAACATTATTCTTGGGACCTGACGTGGGAATGTCCAGTACGTTTCTTCTCTTATCTTTTATTGTTAAAGGATGAAAAAGTCCCATTATAGTTCATGGGTTGAGACATTGATAGTTCACAAGTCAAGAGAAggtttagttagtttataataaAATGTTAGATAAAATGTGAACTTAACAAACGACGAACAAACTTGGGACACTATAAAGATATATCTGTcctacccttcggggtggcccagtggtttgggcttgggacttccatgttggaggtctcaagttcgaaaccccttgccagcgaaagcaaggggtttgccttctgggtcgagctcgtcgcaccgggcttgcctagtgcgggttacctctcctatgtggtttgcgagctattgcataggagcgggggttttaccctgtgcgcacccaaagggtagcggctgcgggtttcccttgtcatcaaaaaaaaaaaaaaatactaattttatttctttgaaattttgttagattcttcttttctctggaaaatatatttatattatttgaggaaaaaataaattataagagCAATTTAGGGTGGGTCATACTAGGCAAAATAGTCCATTGTCATCCACCAAGCNTTTCAATGAATAGGTTAACTGAGAAAACACATTATGAGAAATagattattattaaaatacttGAGAATagtcaataaatattttttcttttctcacttattcaatcaaatatcagTAAAGATAACTactgaatattttttaatggaaaatttcaattaaaaaaagtagtatTTTTTTAGTAGCATATGTAAATTGAACATTGGCGTAGCAGATTATTGTATAGGACACAAATGAACTTTCTAGCTAAGTTGAAAACAACACTTTCTTATACACATTTCACAGTAAGAAAGCAAATTATGCggttaaacaaatatatattagttaattagataatataactatagtttgtactttctctatttcatattaattaaatttttgaagtgtttcacaccctttaagaaaagtagattaaaatataaattgaacataatttttcgtttttactcttattaattattgttaaatttatgattaaaataactaaatattaattaatcactaatttcaatactaactaatgaagggtaaaattgaaagaatccTCTAAATGTAGTtttgaaaactgaacaattaagttattttaaaaaatgaaaaatgtctcaacaatttaattaatatggaATGAAGAGAGTATTAGTTATCATTCGCAACTTACTTCTAGCTATAATTACATTCCTCTCTCTAgcctctcttcctctctctccCCTTTCTCTGGAATCTCCATTGCCTCTCTCCTCTTTATCTGATGACTAAAGATACCTAATTTGAGTGGAAAATAATAAGTTCAGTTAAACTAAATGGAAGTCATGACCCTACATCACATACCCCATACCATACAAATTAAGAAGATTAATTACTTACATTGTACATATGCATGTTGCAACCTTGCTTCATTGTCCATTCATCATGACTTAATTGCATGTTCTTGTCATTAAACATTTTCGAATTATTGTGGATGAACCGACCACTAAGGAGCTGCCAAAAGCCCTTTGAATggaaaagacaaataaattaaggatGCACTGAGTTCCACATGGGATTGCTTTTCAGTACCAGATCTTCAATGTCTTATATTCCCAATTGCCTACTATCACGttattctgttttttttttccacaatATGTTAATTTGTTTATATAGTATGATTTTATGGTTATTTTTACAACATTGTCATTTCCTGAATTGAAGATTACTATAAGATCTTGGACAATATTCAACCACCCAACATTATCCTGCCACAACCATGTGCTAACATCTTCAGCTAACTTCGTCGGTTGTAAATTAAGctctcatgtttttttttaaataatttttatcacATTTAATTGAAATGctatcacataaaataaaatgagacagatgaattatatagaaaaaaatgtattgATAGCACTTTAAATTTACCAGTTGATTTTATTTAGATCATCGAACTATAATTGATTTCAATTAGACACGTGAACACACGATGATAAACTGTTTCTATTAGACACTTTCGTCTCAAAAGCTGAAAAAGCTTTTGAACGTGCTTTTTAAGTCCGCTTCGAATTTCGAGAGTTAATTTTGAAGAGGTGGTGAAAACTATCAAATTGAAGGCCAGTAGGGGCAGATGAAATTTCTGGTAATGCAGTGAAATACGTAGAGATTGAAAAGAACATCACGGTGAAAGTACTCTCTTGTGATGACACTACCAAACTAGACTCCGACAGGGGCATAGGGAATTTCTAGTGGTGCGGTGAAATGCATAGAGGTTGGAAAGAACATTAACGGCAAAAGTACTATGTTGGAATGTCATTGAGCGACAAAAGTAATTAGGAAAACGAATGAGATTAGATGCCCTGGTATTCCTAGCCGTAAATATGAACTACGTACTAGGCGTTTNCACACGATGATAAACTGTTTCGAGAGTTAATTTTGAACAGGTGGTGAAAACTATCAAATTGGAGGCCAGTAGGGGCAGATGAAATTTTTGGTGGCGCCAGGGGCGGATCTACATGGAGGTTAGGGGGGTCACCCGACCCCCCTCGTCGTAAAATTACATGGTATATATAAGGTTAAATTCTGTttttatgtgtgtatatattaaaatgaaccccTTAAACACATGTAAAGAGGCTAGCTCAATGGTAAATGGGGTTCAAGAATTCGCTTGGACGTCATGGGTTTGATTCTGTGCAACAACACTTTCCTaaaatttttcttgttttcttcatttGGAAAATCAAATAGCAAGGCTGAGATGGGCTCAACATTTTTGGGCTGGAGCtttattggttttttttttttttttcattttttaatgttatttctccttttcaatattcattttttcGAATTTCTAAGGcacattattttcatttttgtatcttgttatttttgtcttcattgctcattttatttttacgtAACTCTCTTTTTATATACTAATTCAAAGGAACTTTTTAAAAACTGTCAATTATTcttaaacttgaaattgagtagagaaaaaaaactttaaaaataagttaaacttAATCGAACGAATAAATTTGAAAGACATGATTATTCATCatatttctttctcatttttcagTTCTATTCTAGAGAGACGTATGATatgatttattcattttttttaccgATGGAAAACCTTACAAATTgaataaatgaacaaaaaattggCGATGCcatttatttatccttttaatatgcattataatattagtaactcAATCCCCACACATTTTAAAGAgtattaaacaatttttaaagtaaCATATGATTGAATGAacactaatttaatttattttaaaaattcaaaataaagtaaaataataaaaaattaaagaaaaaaatcactaaaaaaaaaagaatcaatgaaGCATAGTAAAAGTAGGAAGAAACGCTAAATGCGGCATGACAAGGCAAGTTATATTTAATGGATTAAGGATAAATTTTTTCTTTCCCGATCCGTTTTGCTCCATTTTCTTATTTACTTCTTATAAGTTGAATCCCCTCCAcgaaaattctggctccgccactagGCGGCGCGGTGAAATACGTAGAGATTGGAAAGAACATCAATGGTGAAAGTACTCCCTTGTGATGACACTACCAAACTAGACTCCGACAGGGGCATAGGGAATTTCTAGTGGTGCGGTGAATTGCATAGAGGTTGGAAAGAACATTAACGGCAAAAGTACTATGTTGGAATGTCATTGAGCGACAAAAGTAATTAGGAAAACGAATGAGATTAGATGCCCTGGTATTCCTAGCCGTAAATATGAACTACGTACTAGGCGTTTTGTGTATTGACCTATGTGCGATAAGTATTACGCTCGCTATTTCAAGCGTCTAATTCGTAAGTAAgttaattacataaaataagTCAGTTTCTTTATTTATACACAACTTCAATTGGACTTGAATTTTAAGACTTGTTAAGGCTAATGTGTATAATTGAAGAAGCtgatataatttaaatagttaACTTATCAATATAATAAACCCTTAAGcacatgcaaaaaaaaatattgaaaatttaaactaaaagtatcttatgaaaatatattatcccAATGGTTAGATAATCAATAAAAACATGTTGTACTTGAGATAAAACGCATGGGACGTGAATGTATTctgccaaaaaaaatatatacacatgaaTAATTCTAATATTCTCATAATCAATTCATTTCCATGTTCTCATATTAATATTTCTAATTGTTAGTGGAGCTGTGACTAATAAATTTAGcttaattaaaagagaaaataaataaccattcttatattttttttaatttttgttgatattaatcttttttatacttTGGTTACTATAATTTAGTctcaaataaaaacaatataattataaatctaTCCCTTACTCTCCGTCTCAAATACTTGTCACATTTCACTTATActagtataatattttttttatacttttcgaacattataattttaatttaaaaatatagaattaatatattttaaatttagttcttttattaaattgaagctataaataataaagggtaacaaatatatatttagctcATAGCCTAGTAAAGGGCGGTTgaataaataattcattttttgattCGGACGATCGGgtaaataattgattttttgatTCAGTAGCTGACAAGCACTGCAACGGAAGAGAACATAAACTgaatcataataataaaaatcgaTTATGAGAAGACAGATCCTATAAAGGGCTGTTATGTCAGATTcaaacaaattcaagaaaaaagttAATAGACCTGAATGAAAGCTTGACTCTCTTTAACAAGAACATGACACAGTTCAAATTCTCCCTTTCTAAAATACACGGGAGAGTTTGATACTCTTTAGGGATAAATTGGCCTCGTTAACACATGGATCGTGAAGCCCTGCTCCCAACCTATTTCAGGACTCCATTTTTTCTGATGCAACCAatgttttctcaaatttaaacacaaaatttataattttgggTGTTTCTAAGATAATTTGTACATTTGTTGAAATCGAAgataaattttgtaattttgattgttttgagattatttatatatttgttgagATCTGAgataaattttgtaattttagtgtttttgagattatttgtatatttattgaAGTTGAAGATAAACTTTGTGCTTCTGGTTTTTCAAGatgatttgttttaaaaataaaaaaagacgaGAAAATAAACGTAGAGTATTGGGTGTTCTATGTGAGCGATTCAACGCTATTAGTCAATTTCCAGGTCAAATTAACGTTTACAATTTAAACAAGTGGCAGTGGGttctttaaattaattggttgcATTACAAGTTAGAACTTTGTACTCCCTTCAATTCAATATGTAAAAaacttttatgtttaaaatatcacaatatttgtttatctttatgaaatgatttataaattcataaatattt is part of the Solanum stenotomum isolate F172 chromosome 8, ASM1918654v1, whole genome shotgun sequence genome and encodes:
- the LOC125874805 gene encoding cytochrome c1-1, heme protein, mitochondrial isoform X2, with product MSLGKKFRIGFDGFGRINRFITRGAAQRNDSKLPSRNDALKHGLDGLGSAGSKSFRALAAIGAGVSGLLSFATIAYSDEAEHGLECPSYPWPHEGILSSYDHASIRRGHQVYQQVCASCHSMSLISYRDLVGVAYTEEETKAMAAEIEVVDGPNDEGEMFTRPGKLSDRFPQPYANEAAARFANGGAYPPDLSLITKARHNGQNYVFALLTGYRDPPAGVSIREGLHYNPYFPGGAIAMPKMLNDGAVEYEDGIPATEAQMGKDVVSFLSWAAEPEMEERKLMGFKWIFVLSLALLQAAYYRRLRWSVLKSRKLVLDVVN
- the LOC125874805 gene encoding cytochrome c1-1, heme protein, mitochondrial isoform X1 produces the protein MSNIFCLGKKFRIGFDGFGRINRFITRGAAQRNDSKLPSRNDALKHGLDGLGSAGSKSFRALAAIGAGVSGLLSFATIAYSDEAEHGLECPSYPWPHEGILSSYDHASIRRGHQVYQQVCASCHSMSLISYRDLVGVAYTEEETKAMAAEIEVVDGPNDEGEMFTRPGKLSDRFPQPYANEAAARFANGGAYPPDLSLITKARHNGQNYVFALLTGYRDPPAGVSIREGLHYNPYFPGGAIAMPKMLNDGAVEYEDGIPATEAQMGKDVVSFLSWAAEPEMEERKLMGFKWIFVLSLALLQAAYYRRLRWSVLKSRKLVLDVVN